In the genome of Chiroxiphia lanceolata isolate bChiLan1 chromosome 17, bChiLan1.pri, whole genome shotgun sequence, one region contains:
- the ZMYND8 gene encoding protein kinase C-binding protein 1 isoform X4: MHPQSLAEEEIKAEQEVVEGMDISTRSKDPGSAERTAQKRKFPSPPHSSNGHSPQDASTSPIKKKKKPGLLNSNNKEQSELRHGPFYYMKQPLTTDPVDVVPQDGRNDFYCWVCHREGQVLCCELCPRVYHAKCLKLTAEPEGDWFCPECEKITVAECIETQSKAMTMLTIEQLSYLLKFALQKMKQPGTEPFQKPVSLDQHPDYAEYIFHPMDLCTLEKNVKKKMYGCTEAFLADAKWILHNCIIYNGGNHKLTQTAKVIIKICEHEMNEIEVCPECYLAACQKRENWFCEPCSNPHPLVWAKLKGFPFWPAKALRDKDGQVDARFFGQHDRAWVPINNCYLMSKEIPFSVKKTKSIFNSAMQEMEVYVDNIRRKFGVFNYAPFRTPYTPNNQYQMLLDPANPTAGTAKTDKQEKIKLNFDMTASPKILMSKSMLSSSTGRRISLTDMPRSPMSTNSSVHTGSDVEQDAEKKATSSHFSASEESMDFIEKNTASPAPTRTGQAGSLSGSPKPFSPQASTPISSKQERTSTPGSILNLNLDRSKAEMDLKELSESVQQQSTPVQLISPKRQIRSRFQLNLDKTIESCKAQLGINEISEAVYTAVEHSDSEDSEKSDTSDSEYSDEDQKSKNDQEDGEDKEGTRSDKESLSLKKKPKPPAQNEDKEELKSTSPEVEKTEEPVKEKSISDTEKEFSEKGKSLQHPAKEKLKGKDETDSPTVHLGLDSDSESELVIDLGDDHCAREGRKNKKESKEPSPKQDVIGKTPPSSSASTQPLPETPVLTRSAAQTPPAGVTATTSAASTASAPSAATGSPVKKQRPLLPKETAPAVQRVVWNSSNKFQTSSQKWHMQKVQRQQQQQQSQQAQSQQPQSSQGTRYQTRQAVKAVQQKEITQSTSTSTITLVTSTQPISMVTSSGSASTLSSSLNTDLPIATASADVAADIAKYTSKMMDAIKGTMTEIYNDLSKNTTGSTIAEIRRLRIEIEKLQWLHQQELSEMKHNLELTMAEMRQSLEQERDRLIAEVKKQLELEKQQAVDETKKKQWCANCKKEAIFYCCWNTSYCDYPCQQAHWPEHMKSCTQSATATQQETDTEISTETLNKSSQPSSSVQSTPTETASTPKEKEGSADKSKESVTTIPVVVSPSAGTVAMRTGVQYVQTTMPVQVRRV, translated from the exons atcctggctctgctgaaCGCACagcacaaaaaaggaaatttcccAGCCCTCCACATTCCTCTAATGGCCACTCACCACAAGATGCATCAACAAGTcctataaaaaagaaaaagaaacctggTCTATTGAACAGTAATAATAAAGAGCAG TCAGAACTAAGACATGGTCCGTTTTACTATATGAAGCAGCCACTCACCACAGACCCTGTTGATGTTGTACCGCAGGATGGACGGAATGATTTCTATTGCTGGGTTTGTCATCGGGAAGGCCAAGTCCTCTGCTGCGAGCTCTGCCCTCGGGTTTATCATGCTAAGTGTCTGAAACTGACAGCCGAGCCAGAGGGGGATTGGTTTTGCCCCGAATGTGAG AAAATCACAGTGGCAGAATGCATAGAAACACAGAGTAAAGCAATGACAATGCTCACCATCGAACAGCTATCATATCTACTGAAGTTTGCactacagaaaatgaaacagcCAGGG ACAGAGCCATTTCAAAAGCCAGTTTCACTGGATCAACACCCAGATTATGCAGAATATATCTTTCATCCAATGGACCTTTGTACATTAGAGAAG aatgttaaaaagaaaatgtacgGTTGCACTGAAGCATTTTTGGCTGATGCCAAATGGATTTTGCACAACTGCATTATTTACAATGGGG GAAATCACAAATTGACACAGACAGCAAAAGTCATCATCAAAATCTGTGAGCATGAG atgaatGAAATCGAAGTTTGTCCGGAATGTTATTTAGCTGCTTGCCAAAAACGAGAAAATTGGTTTTGTGAGCCTTGT AGCAATCCCCACCCTTTGGTCTGGGCTAAACTCAAAGGCTTTCCATTCTGGCCTGCTAAAGCACTGAGGGATAAAGACGGGCAAGTCGATGCCCGTTTCTTTGGCCAACATGACAG GGCCTGGGTTCCAATAAATAATTGCTACCTCATGTCtaaagaaattcctttttctgtgaaaaagacTAAAAGCATCTTCAATAGTGCAATGCAAGAAATGGAGGTTTATGTTGATAACATTCGTAGAAAATTTGGAGTATTTAATTACGCACCTTTCCGGACACCATATACTCCCAACAATCAATACCAAATGTTGTTAGACCCTGCAAACCCAACTGCTGGAACTGCAAAGACAGACAAACAAGAGAAAATCAAACTGAACTTTGATATGACAGCATCACCCAAGATTCTGATGAGCAAGTCcatgctgagcagcagcacaggccgTAGGATTTCATTGACAGATATGCCACGGTCACCAATGAGTACAAACTCATCAGTTCACACTGGCTCTGATGTTGAACAGgatgcagagaaaaaagcaaCTTCCAGTCATTTTAGTGCCAGTGAAGAATCCATGGACTTTATTGAGAAAaatacag cttctccagCACCAACAAGAACAGGGCAAGCAGGGAGCTTGTCAGGCAGCCCCAAACCTTTCTCTCCTCAAGCATCAACACCAATTTCTTCTAAGCAAGAAAGAACCTCCACTCCAGGAAGCATTCTGAATCTTAATCTTG acCGTAGCAAAGCTGAGATGGATCTGAAAGAGCTGAGTGAGTCAgtccagcagcagagcactCCTGTGCAGCTCATCTCCCCCAAACGACAGATCCGGAGCAGGTTCCAGCTGAACCTGGACAAGACAATAGAGAGCTGCAAGGCACAACTTG GAATAAATGAAATATCTGAAGCTGTTTATACTGCAGTAGAACACAGTGACTCTGAAGATTCTGAAAAATCCGACACCAGTGACAGCGAATATAGTGATGAGGATCAGAAATCAAAGAATGATCAAGAAGATGGTGAGGACAAAGAAGGTACAAGAAGTGACAAAGAATCATtgagcttgaaaaaaaaacctaagcCCCCAGCACAGAATGAAGACAAGGAGGAACTTAAAAGCACAAGTCCAGAAGTGGAGAAAACGGAAGAACCGGTCAAGGAAAAGTCCATTTCAGACACTGAGAaagaattttctgaaaagggaaaaagtttACAGCATcctgcaaaagaaaagctgaaaggTAAAGATGAAACAGACTCTCCAACTGTGCATCTAGGACTGGACTCTGATTCTGAGAGTGAACTTGTCATCGATCTAGGAGATGATCATTGTGCTcgtgaaggaaggaaaaacaagaaagaatcTAAAGAACCTTCTCCCAAACAAGATG TTATAGGTAAAACTCCACCCTCCTCCAGTGCAAGCACCCAGCCTCTACCAGAAACTCCAGTCCTCACCCGTTCTGcagcccagacccccccagcTGGTGTGACAGCAACCACGAGTGCTGCTTCCACTGCCAGTGCTCCATCTGCAGCCACAGGGAGCCCTGTGAAAAAGCAGAGACCTTTGCTGCCCAAGGAAACTGCCCCTGCTGTGCAGCGGGTGGTGTGGAATTCTTCCAATAAATTCCAGACATCTTCTCAGAAATGGCACATGCAGAAGGTACAgaggcagcagcaacagcagcagagccagcaggcTCAGTCACAGCAACCTCAGTCCTCTCAAGGGACAAGATACCAGACAAGACAAGCAGTTAAAG ctgtgcAGCAAAAAGAGATCACCCAGAGCACTTCCACGTCCACTATAACCTTAGTCACAAGCACTCAGCCTATTTCTATGGTTACCAGTTCTGGATCTGCAAGTACACTTTCTTCCTCACTAAACACAGACCTGCCCATTGCAACAGCTTCAGCTGATGTGGCTGCAGATATTGCTAAATATACCAGCAAA ATGATGGATGCCATCAAAGGAACAATGACTGAAATATATAATGATCTCTCAAAAAATACTACTGGAAGTACAATAGCTGAG atTCGGCGTTTGAGGATTGAGATAGAAAAACTTCAATGGCTCCATCAACAGGAACTCTCAGAAATGAAGCATAACCTAG AACTGACAATGGCTGAAATGCgccagagcctggagcaggaaCGAGATCGTTTGATTGCTGAGGTGAAGAAGCAGCTGGAACTGGAAAAGCAACAAGCAGTGGATGAAACCAAGAAGAAGCAGTGGTGTGCCAACTGCAAGAAAGAGGCCATCTTCTACTGCTGTTGGAATACCAGCTACTGTGACTACCCCTGCCAACAAGCTCACTGGCCTGAGCACATGAAATCGTGCACACAGTCAG cTACTGCGACACAGCAAGAAACAGATACTGAAATTAGCACAGAAACACTAAATAAATCATCCCAGCCCAGTTCAAGTGTGCAGTCTACACCCACAGAAACAGCCAGCACCCCTAAGGAAAAGGAAGGTTCAGctgataaaagcaaagagagTGTTACA ACCATTCCTGTAGTGGTAAGTCCTTCTGCTGGGACAGTGGCAATGAGAACTGGAGTTCAGTATGTTCAGACCACAATGCCAGTCCAAGTACGAAGAGTCTAA